A genomic region of Mycolicibacterium poriferae contains the following coding sequences:
- a CDS encoding class I SAM-dependent methyltransferase yields the protein MAEDRGAFTAATGRQLEAAGRDKPRYRRYQYDLIAPHCGRTILEVGAGLGEFAEQFDDVDRLVLTDVDPGAVELMARRFAGRPEVQTRTLALGVAPELEEPVDSVVAINVLEHIEDDAGALRSLATAVQPGGSIVLWVPGYQQLYGEFDRKVGHVRRYTPATLASAVRRAGLDVELVKPVNLLGGIAWWLTVRRGGSTSPDSKLVAVFDRFVVPVTRALERVMRPPFGQSVLCVARVRA from the coding sequence ATGGCCGAGGACCGGGGGGCGTTCACAGCGGCCACGGGCCGTCAACTCGAGGCGGCCGGACGGGACAAGCCGCGGTACCGCCGCTACCAGTACGACCTGATCGCACCGCACTGCGGCCGCACGATCCTCGAGGTCGGTGCCGGTCTGGGCGAGTTCGCCGAGCAGTTCGACGACGTGGACCGGCTGGTGTTGACCGATGTGGATCCCGGCGCCGTGGAATTGATGGCGCGGCGCTTCGCCGGGCGGCCCGAGGTCCAGACCAGGACGTTGGCGCTGGGCGTGGCACCGGAGCTCGAGGAACCGGTCGACTCGGTGGTCGCGATCAACGTGCTCGAGCACATCGAGGACGACGCCGGCGCGTTGCGGTCGCTGGCCACCGCGGTGCAGCCGGGCGGCAGCATCGTGCTGTGGGTGCCCGGTTACCAGCAGCTCTACGGGGAGTTCGACCGCAAGGTCGGCCACGTGCGCCGGTACACACCGGCCACGTTGGCGAGCGCCGTGCGGCGCGCCGGGCTGGACGTCGAGCTGGTCAAGCCGGTCAACCTGCTCGGCGGCATCGCGTGGTGGCTGACGGTGCGCCGGGGTGGTTCGACGTCACCGGATTCCAAACTCGTGGCGGTGTTCGACCGCTTCGTCGTTCCGGTGACCCGGGCGCTGGAGCGGGTGATGCGCCCGCCCTTCGGGCAATCGGTGCTGTGCGTGGCCCGGGTCCGGGCGTGA
- a CDS encoding GtrA family protein: MSQGLRRPRVRLWGRYTGASVIAGLISEAVFLLTYWLAGAPLLASVLAFVAGAVPNYLMNRYWAWQQRGRPHHRREVLPYAVIVIVTAVTAILVTTAADGWVRDHVDSHAWQVVLVGASFLGTYGAMFVLKFVLFDRFIFVDRRARTPGTTSAP, encoded by the coding sequence GTGAGCCAAGGGCTGCGCCGTCCCCGCGTCCGGCTGTGGGGCCGCTACACCGGCGCCTCGGTCATCGCCGGCCTGATCAGCGAGGCGGTCTTCCTGCTCACCTACTGGCTGGCGGGGGCGCCGCTGCTGGCCAGCGTGCTCGCCTTCGTCGCCGGTGCGGTCCCCAACTACCTGATGAACCGGTACTGGGCGTGGCAGCAGCGGGGCCGCCCGCACCACCGCAGGGAGGTGCTGCCGTATGCCGTCATCGTCATCGTCACCGCCGTCACCGCGATCCTGGTCACCACCGCCGCCGACGGCTGGGTGCGCGACCACGTCGACTCGCACGCCTGGCAGGTCGTCCTCGTCGGAGCGTCGTTCCTGGGCACCTACGGCGCGATGTTCGTGCTGAAGTTCGTGCTGTTCGACCGGTTCATCTTCGTCGACCGCCGCGCACGTACTCCCGGAACCACGTCCGCACCATGA
- a CDS encoding NAD-dependent epimerase/dehydratase family protein produces MAVLRVLVLGGDGYLGWPTALHLSDRGHDVAVLDNFARRGYDDELGVCSLVPIEDLSTRVAAWEEHSGKRLPTYVGDLLDADFVYATLREFAPDAVVHFAEQRAAPYSMIDRAHAVYTQHNNVIGTLNLLYAIGELDRDIHLVKLGTMGEYGTPNVDIEEGWLELEHNGRRDRVLFPKRPGSFYHLSKVHDSHNMEFTCRAWGLRATDLNQGVVYGQTTPQTALDPRLATRFDYDSVFGTVLNRFVIQAVLGEPLTVYGTGNQIRGLIDIRDTVECIRLAVENPAERGEFRVFNQMTESKSVRQIADVVSAQFPGPVQIEHLTNPRIELQEHYYNVKHTGLVELGLDPHLLSDVLIESMFPIVEQNKHRVDTEKLYPTVQWTSSGNS; encoded by the coding sequence ATGGCTGTTTTGCGAGTTCTCGTGCTCGGCGGTGACGGATACCTCGGATGGCCCACTGCACTGCATCTGTCCGATCGCGGACATGACGTGGCGGTGCTCGACAACTTCGCCCGGCGCGGTTACGACGACGAACTCGGCGTGTGCAGCCTGGTGCCGATCGAAGACCTGTCCACCCGGGTGGCGGCGTGGGAGGAGCACTCCGGGAAGCGGCTCCCCACCTACGTCGGCGATCTGCTCGACGCCGATTTCGTGTACGCGACGCTGCGGGAGTTCGCGCCCGACGCGGTCGTGCACTTCGCCGAGCAGCGTGCCGCGCCGTACTCGATGATCGACCGCGCCCACGCCGTCTACACCCAGCACAACAACGTCATCGGCACGCTGAACCTGCTGTATGCGATCGGTGAGCTGGACCGCGACATCCACCTGGTCAAGCTCGGCACGATGGGCGAGTACGGCACGCCCAACGTCGACATCGAAGAGGGCTGGCTGGAACTGGAACACAACGGGCGCAGGGACCGTGTGCTGTTCCCGAAACGGCCGGGATCGTTCTATCACCTGAGCAAGGTGCACGACTCGCACAACATGGAGTTCACCTGCCGCGCCTGGGGTCTGCGGGCCACCGACCTCAACCAGGGTGTGGTCTACGGCCAGACGACGCCGCAGACCGCGCTCGATCCGCGGCTGGCCACCCGCTTCGACTACGACAGCGTGTTCGGCACGGTGCTCAACCGGTTCGTCATCCAGGCGGTACTCGGCGAGCCGCTGACGGTGTACGGCACCGGCAACCAGATCAGGGGTCTGATCGACATCCGCGACACCGTCGAGTGCATCCGGCTGGCTGTGGAGAACCCCGCCGAGCGCGGTGAGTTCCGGGTGTTCAACCAGATGACCGAGTCCAAGTCGGTGCGCCAGATCGCCGATGTCGTGTCGGCGCAGTTCCCGGGCCCGGTACAGATCGAGCACCTCACCAACCCCCGCATCGAGCTGCAGGAGCACTACTACAACGTCAAACACACCGGGCTCGTCGAGCTCGGTCTGGACCCGCACCTGCTCTCCGATGTGTTGATCGAGTCGATGTTTCCCATCGTCGAGCAGAACAAGCACCGCGTCGACACCGAGAAGCTGTATCCGACGGTGCAGTGGACGAGCTCCGGTAACAGCTGA
- a CDS encoding glycosyltransferase family 2 protein translates to MTRLADYPDEIDALAVAEFDQHYPALQLAELVVVIAAYNEADGIGAVLTEMPKRCCGMPVDVLVVVDGATDATAEVARAYGAYTCVAPRNRGQGAALRLGYRLAARHGARFVVTTDADGQYDGAELETLVTPLLDGRADFVTGSRRLGHHVSDNRVRWLGVRVFAVLASVLTWRHITDTSFGFRAMRAELARSVTLTEPQYQSSELLLGVAARGARVVEVPMTMRLRAHGASKKGANLIYGANYARVMVRTWFREYVRGGRRR, encoded by the coding sequence ATGACACGGCTGGCCGACTACCCCGACGAGATCGACGCGCTCGCCGTCGCGGAGTTCGACCAGCACTACCCGGCTCTGCAGCTGGCCGAGCTGGTCGTGGTGATCGCCGCGTACAACGAGGCCGACGGCATCGGCGCGGTGCTGACAGAGATGCCGAAACGGTGCTGCGGAATGCCGGTGGACGTCCTGGTCGTCGTCGACGGCGCGACCGACGCCACCGCCGAGGTGGCGCGGGCATACGGCGCCTACACCTGCGTCGCGCCGCGCAACCGCGGCCAGGGCGCGGCGCTGCGGCTGGGATATCGGCTGGCCGCCCGGCACGGGGCGCGGTTCGTGGTGACCACCGATGCCGACGGACAGTACGACGGCGCCGAACTGGAAACCCTGGTGACACCGCTGCTCGACGGCCGCGCCGACTTCGTCACCGGGTCGCGCCGCCTGGGACACCACGTCTCCGACAACCGCGTCCGCTGGCTGGGCGTGCGGGTCTTCGCGGTACTGGCCAGCGTGCTGACCTGGCGCCACATCACCGACACGTCGTTCGGCTTCCGCGCGATGCGCGCCGAACTGGCGCGGTCGGTGACGCTGACCGAACCCCAGTACCAGTCCTCGGAACTGCTGCTCGGGGTCGCTGCCCGCGGCGCACGCGTCGTCGAGGTGCCGATGACGATGCGCCTGCGCGCGCACGGGGCGAGCAAGAAGGGCGCGAACCTCATCTACGGCGCGAACTACGCCCGCGTCATGGTGCGGACGTGGTTCCGGGAGTACGTGCGCGGCGGTCGACGAAGATGA